One Dethiosulfovibrio faecalis genomic window carries:
- a CDS encoding ABC transporter substrate-binding protein, translated as MKKYRLFISLVFFILICGNRCSWGFSVDYATNLNVENVDGCYLVTVDRPYYGATEPEVVLLVPEGAKPSASLDGISRVDIPLNRIVVGTTPAVACLDALDALDLLVGLAGGKYVYTDSVRKRGLPEVASDGGMSRSLDRERLLELAPDGFITYLYGDEERRDVDFLRNCGVPVLFMAEYLEDSPLARAEWIKFIGLLVGREEQATEIFEKVVRRYEELASMVDNSEVRPSVLSGAPFGGVWYVPRRGSWPSMMFRAAGAKSLWNDLEGTGTAPMDLEAVLVRAESSDIWLNCGSWRSLEDAERSGFPIEAFPPFEKGEIYNNDRRITSEGGNDYYQSGIIRPDMILADLISIIHPEKMRDHELFYYRKLK; from the coding sequence GTGAAAAAATACAGACTGTTCATCAGTCTTGTCTTTTTTATCCTTATCTGTGGTAACCGTTGTTCTTGGGGTTTTTCAGTGGATTACGCCACCAACCTGAATGTGGAAAATGTCGATGGGTGCTATCTGGTGACCGTGGATCGTCCTTATTACGGTGCGACCGAACCGGAGGTCGTCCTGTTGGTGCCGGAGGGAGCTAAGCCTTCCGCATCGCTGGATGGAATCTCTAGGGTAGATATTCCCCTTAATCGTATCGTCGTGGGAACGACACCGGCGGTTGCGTGTCTTGATGCGTTGGATGCGTTGGATCTGCTTGTGGGGCTGGCGGGAGGCAAGTATGTCTACACCGATTCGGTCAGAAAGAGGGGCCTTCCAGAGGTGGCCTCCGACGGAGGCATGTCAAGATCCCTGGACAGGGAAAGGCTGCTGGAGTTGGCCCCCGATGGGTTCATCACCTATCTTTACGGTGACGAGGAACGCCGGGACGTCGACTTCTTAAGGAATTGTGGCGTGCCGGTACTGTTCATGGCGGAGTATCTGGAGGATTCCCCTCTGGCCAGAGCGGAGTGGATAAAGTTTATAGGGCTTTTGGTCGGCAGGGAAGAGCAGGCCACCGAGATATTCGAGAAAGTGGTCCGGAGATATGAAGAGCTGGCGAGCATGGTCGACAATTCCGAAGTCCGGCCGTCGGTCCTTTCGGGTGCTCCTTTCGGAGGGGTCTGGTACGTTCCCAGGAGGGGTAGTTGGCCATCCATGATGTTTAGGGCGGCCGGGGCGAAATCTCTCTGGAACGATTTAGAGGGGACCGGTACCGCTCCGATGGATCTGGAGGCTGTTTTGGTGAGGGCGGAATCCAGCGACATCTGGTTGAACTGCGGTTCCTGGCGCAGCCTTGAGGACGCAGAGAGATCGGGATTTCCTATAGAGGCTTTTCCCCCCTTCGAAAAAGGCGAGATTTACAACAACGATCGCAGGATTACCTCCGAAGGAGGCAACGATTACTATCAGTCCGGAATAATAAGACCGGATATGATACTGGCGGATCTTATATCCATAATTCATCCGGAAAAGATGAGGGATCATGAGCTGTTCTACTACCGAAAGCTCAAGTAG
- a CDS encoding TonB-dependent receptor plug domain-containing protein has translation MLRRYDLIAVVVTAIPFFMSSPSEAVATVAPITVTASSLEDEDRSPGTVTVIRPDMYRGEMKDISDLLSKVPGVSINRRGGRGGYSVASVRGSTAAQVAVYIDGVLCNLGGDSAVDLSTIPVERVDRIEVYRGYVPAAFDMSGMGAVINIVTARPERGEGSVVLGGGDLGFKTGSLRFGTALGDGTLSLLLGYESEDGDFSYLNDNGSLVQTDDYETKRWNNGFRDQNGTVRWDDGSWSLAASFAVIHKDLPLPAPGNDRWLPGDPGPWQDIDRRSFSLGREYSGGVWDWDWSLYRMEEDKTFSDPSDKLGGLGVRHSSYDTVRNGIDLSGTTIAGDHLLQMTLKADNEKLDVGGDGVKLLDEISHFERDSYAIVLQDTFPVGEVVLTPLLRWNDVDGEDGLSWSMGAEWAWSSSWRFKTTVGYSMRAPNFYEKYGDGASIVPNESLKWEEGYHWDMGVRWNGALGGADSSLGVTVFGMDMDELIEYIQVNERRGAYKNVGKAMIYGLEFEGDLDWNSWNLSMAWTVLDGENRTAGYRYGMALPNRPENALDLRLTNHIDEKLSAYVEMDYRGKTFLDMAEKVGLSELTRWNLGLRWDMDDDRTLVVGVDDIFDEGTEVRQFASGSSGGERLPWYPLEGRNWHCSLVWTF, from the coding sequence TTGCTGCGTCGTTATGATCTTATCGCCGTCGTCGTCACGGCGATTCCGTTTTTTATGAGTTCCCCGTCGGAGGCCGTTGCCACCGTGGCTCCGATAACGGTTACCGCCTCCTCTCTGGAGGACGAGGATAGGTCTCCAGGGACGGTCACGGTGATAAGGCCCGATATGTACAGGGGAGAGATGAAAGACATTTCAGACCTTCTCTCCAAGGTGCCGGGGGTCTCCATAAACCGTAGAGGAGGGCGAGGGGGTTATTCGGTGGCCTCGGTTCGAGGCAGTACAGCCGCTCAGGTAGCGGTCTATATCGACGGGGTGTTATGCAACCTGGGAGGTGATTCCGCCGTCGATCTGTCGACCATCCCGGTCGAGCGGGTCGACAGGATAGAGGTCTACAGGGGGTATGTTCCGGCAGCTTTCGATATGTCAGGCATGGGAGCTGTTATCAACATCGTCACGGCGAGACCCGAAAGAGGGGAGGGAAGCGTCGTCCTCGGTGGAGGCGATCTAGGATTTAAGACCGGATCGCTTCGTTTCGGAACAGCTCTGGGTGATGGGACCCTGTCCTTGCTGTTGGGATACGAGTCGGAGGACGGGGATTTTTCATACCTTAACGATAACGGTTCCCTGGTTCAGACCGACGATTACGAGACGAAGAGATGGAACAACGGCTTTAGAGATCAGAACGGGACGGTACGATGGGATGACGGAAGTTGGTCCCTAGCCGCGTCTTTTGCGGTTATACACAAGGACCTACCTCTTCCGGCTCCTGGAAACGATAGGTGGCTTCCTGGAGATCCTGGACCGTGGCAGGATATAGACAGACGTTCCTTCTCTTTAGGTAGGGAATATTCCGGTGGCGTTTGGGATTGGGACTGGTCTCTCTATAGGATGGAGGAGGACAAGACTTTCTCCGATCCGTCGGATAAATTAGGTGGTCTCGGCGTCAGGCATTCCTCTTACGATACGGTCAGGAACGGAATAGATCTGTCGGGGACGACGATAGCCGGCGACCATCTATTGCAGATGACATTGAAGGCCGACAACGAGAAACTGGATGTAGGTGGAGACGGCGTTAAACTATTGGATGAAATCAGCCACTTTGAAAGGGATAGTTATGCGATAGTTCTACAGGATACTTTCCCGGTAGGAGAGGTCGTCTTGACCCCCTTGTTACGTTGGAACGATGTGGACGGAGAGGATGGACTCTCGTGGTCTATGGGAGCTGAATGGGCATGGTCTTCCAGTTGGCGTTTTAAGACTACCGTAGGTTATTCCATGAGGGCCCCTAATTTTTACGAAAAATACGGCGATGGCGCTTCCATCGTTCCCAACGAGTCCCTTAAATGGGAGGAGGGGTACCATTGGGATATGGGAGTTCGGTGGAACGGAGCCTTAGGTGGAGCTGATTCCTCTTTGGGGGTCACAGTTTTCGGCATGGATATGGACGAGCTTATAGAATATATACAGGTGAATGAGAGACGTGGAGCCTATAAGAACGTCGGCAAGGCCATGATATATGGACTCGAGTTCGAGGGAGACCTAGACTGGAATTCTTGGAACCTTTCAATGGCTTGGACTGTTTTAGACGGGGAGAACAGGACTGCGGGATATCGTTATGGCATGGCGCTTCCCAACAGACCGGAAAACGCTTTGGATCTTCGTCTGACCAACCACATAGATGAAAAGTTGTCTGCCTATGTTGAGATGGACTATCGGGGTAAGACTTTCCTAGATATGGCCGAAAAAGTAGGCCTCAGCGAGTTGACTCGTTGGAATCTGGGCTTACGTTGGGATATGGACGACGATAGAACTCTGGTTGTCGGAGTCGATGATATCTTCGACGAGGGGACGGAGGTGCGGCAGTTTGCCTCCGGTAGCTCCGGAGGCGAAAGGCTCCCTTGGTATCCCTTGGAGGGGCGTAACTGGCATTGTTCTCTCGTATGGACTTTTTGA
- a CDS encoding YncE family protein, with translation MRKLRLAVSSVFLFLFLAGVAWGAAGLGATPYGLVTLKDGRVVYTTSENYTSGTVGIIDPSTGDVTSDLRTNLGGDTVAFVFDKAGSEKVLIANRLSYGALTEIQVFDPSDWNTPEWNETVNGNLHGIASTSDGLYLAYYGSGSGLGWIERRSISSSYPVVISKDMVPVVSEDKAESILSTDGDRVFLLAQGYSSYSASPANGALYRLGADLGVLASVDVGLNPVKLTARGENLYVVSNGGYDPSKDQVWLVDGASMVAEELTFEGFFDKNEFVQAVFDNGSRLFVATSAPNSSDPTAPYVNRVYCAERPSSIKGALASVALGDPVASLDGWTMGSSLGGDGRLWVCSSSGSDGAVKGISSSGSVETYTPTGNDHPTGGGGGGCSVGFAPAAILLFAPILLLSRGR, from the coding sequence GTGAGAAAGTTGCGTCTTGCTGTTTCATCTGTCTTCCTATTTCTTTTCTTGGCCGGTGTTGCTTGGGGTGCCGCAGGATTAGGGGCTACTCCGTATGGTCTTGTAACCTTGAAAGACGGCAGGGTGGTTTATACTACATCGGAGAACTATACCTCCGGTACGGTCGGGATAATCGATCCCTCTACCGGCGATGTAACTTCGGATTTGAGGACGAATCTTGGTGGAGATACCGTAGCTTTCGTTTTCGATAAAGCAGGATCGGAGAAGGTCCTGATAGCTAACCGTCTGAGTTACGGGGCATTGACCGAGATTCAGGTTTTCGATCCCTCCGACTGGAACACCCCGGAGTGGAACGAGACCGTCAACGGGAACCTCCACGGGATCGCCTCTACCTCCGACGGCCTCTACCTGGCCTATTACGGATCGGGATCGGGACTGGGGTGGATCGAGCGTCGCTCTATCTCCTCCTCCTACCCCGTCGTGATATCGAAGGATATGGTCCCCGTCGTAAGCGAGGACAAAGCCGAATCGATACTTTCAACCGACGGAGACAGGGTATTTCTTCTTGCCCAGGGGTACAGTAGCTATTCCGCTTCCCCGGCCAACGGGGCCCTGTACCGGTTGGGGGCCGATCTGGGAGTTCTGGCCTCGGTCGACGTGGGACTTAACCCGGTCAAACTGACCGCCAGGGGAGAGAACCTCTACGTGGTCTCCAACGGGGGTTACGATCCCTCTAAGGACCAGGTCTGGCTTGTCGACGGGGCCTCCATGGTCGCCGAGGAGCTGACTTTCGAGGGCTTCTTCGATAAGAACGAGTTCGTCCAGGCCGTTTTTGACAACGGCAGCAGGCTTTTCGTCGCTACCTCTGCCCCGAACTCCTCCGATCCTACGGCCCCCTACGTCAACAGAGTCTACTGCGCGGAAAGGCCTTCATCGATTAAGGGTGCTCTCGCCTCCGTAGCGTTGGGCGATCCCGTGGCTTCCCTGGACGGGTGGACCATGGGCAGTTCCCTCGGTGGAGACGGGCGTCTGTGGGTGTGTTCCAGCAGCGGATCCGACGGAGCCGTCAAGGGAATCTCCTCCTCCGGCTCAGTCGAGACCTACACTCCGACCGGAAACGATCATCCCACCGGAGGCGGTGGCGGCGGATGTTCCGTCGGTTTCGCCCCGGCTGCGATCCTCTTATTTGCCCCCATACTGCTTCTGTCCAGAGGCAGGTAG
- a CDS encoding class II aldolase/adducin family protein gives MLLEEKRELVVRYGRMIQEEKLTTGTGGNLSVLDPSSGLMAISPSGIGYEEIAPKDVVIISLNGAFPEEDHREPSSEWQLHSALYRHRPDVRAIVHCHSDYATAVSCLGIDLPPVNYMIAVAGDKVPLAPFAVYGTSDLALKVVNSIGDSDAALMANHGQIALGKTMKAAFTVALNVEYVARLFILAKGAGDPVLLSRTDILDTRKRFKSYGQTKKGRGGDDHDAFVG, from the coding sequence TTGTTGTTAGAGGAAAAAAGAGAGTTAGTGGTTCGATACGGCAGGATGATCCAAGAGGAAAAACTCACGACCGGTACGGGGGGAAACCTCAGTGTCTTGGATCCCTCGTCGGGATTAATGGCTATAAGTCCCTCTGGGATAGGGTATGAGGAGATCGCCCCGAAAGATGTCGTTATAATATCCCTGAATGGAGCTTTCCCGGAGGAGGATCACAGAGAACCCTCCTCCGAGTGGCAGCTGCATTCAGCCCTTTATCGGCATCGGCCCGACGTCAGAGCCATCGTGCACTGTCATTCCGATTACGCCACGGCGGTTTCCTGCCTTGGTATCGATCTGCCTCCCGTAAACTACATGATAGCGGTTGCAGGGGATAAGGTTCCTCTGGCTCCTTTTGCCGTCTACGGAACCTCCGATCTGGCTCTAAAAGTGGTGAATTCCATCGGGGATTCCGACGCGGCCTTGATGGCCAACCACGGTCAGATCGCTTTGGGAAAGACGATGAAAGCCGCTTTCACCGTAGCTCTCAACGTCGAGTACGTGGCGAGGCTGTTTATCTTGGCCAAGGGGGCGGGAGACCCCGTGTTGTTGTCGAGAACGGATATTTTAGATACCAGGAAGCGTTTTAAATCCTACGGTCAGACAAAAAAAGGCCGAGGAGGAGATGATCACGATGCCTTTGTGGGGTAG
- a CDS encoding MFS transporter: MGSGETKNHVLLVLSFSLFCCMMGVGVISPILPLYAVNMGASGTLLGLVFGAFSMSRLFCSLVSGSMADRLERKTLILFGLSIYTVSSLAYLFVESAWHLVAIRFFNGLGSAFVVPVAMSIGSDVSEEGEEGAFFGSLQMALFAGIGAGPLLSGLLTDWLGMQAPFLVMTAMTLVALAGIALWLPKGLPISPSGTGGDLSVYSALLKDPVLRRVYAYRFSTALGRGSMLMFLPLIATELDLSFVRIGIILSTVSIATSLFQKYTGGLADRFPKNRLVLMAGVLSSVTLFSMPLLRTFPALLLGALAFGVGTATGAPSITSLAAIRGRDFGTGRAMGVFNISFGLGMMTGPILAGYIRDAGILSSPFVPIGLVLLTASSFFILDGPFRAVGISSGREECVSG, from the coding sequence TTGGGTTCTGGGGAAACCAAAAATCACGTATTGCTGGTGCTTTCCTTTTCACTGTTTTGTTGCATGATGGGAGTAGGGGTTATAAGTCCCATTCTGCCTCTTTACGCCGTCAATATGGGAGCCAGTGGTACACTTTTGGGGCTGGTTTTTGGAGCCTTTTCCATGTCGAGGCTTTTCTGTTCTCTCGTTTCAGGATCAATGGCAGACAGACTGGAGAGAAAGACCCTGATTCTCTTCGGGCTCTCTATTTATACCGTATCGTCCTTAGCCTATCTTTTCGTGGAATCCGCCTGGCATCTGGTGGCTATAAGGTTCTTCAACGGTCTTGGCTCGGCGTTCGTGGTTCCCGTCGCCATGTCTATCGGTTCCGACGTGAGCGAGGAAGGGGAGGAAGGGGCTTTTTTCGGCTCCCTTCAGATGGCTCTCTTCGCTGGGATAGGTGCAGGTCCGCTTCTCAGCGGTCTGTTGACCGATTGGTTGGGGATGCAGGCGCCCTTTCTCGTCATGACCGCCATGACCTTGGTGGCTCTTGCGGGCATAGCTCTTTGGCTCCCCAAGGGCTTGCCTATCAGTCCGTCCGGAACGGGGGGAGACCTCTCCGTCTATTCGGCTCTTCTGAAGGATCCGGTCTTGAGAAGGGTCTATGCTTACAGGTTTTCGACCGCTCTAGGTCGCGGTTCGATGTTGATGTTCCTGCCCTTGATCGCCACCGAATTGGACCTGTCCTTTGTTAGGATAGGGATTATTCTCTCGACGGTCTCGATCGCCACGTCCCTCTTTCAGAAATACACAGGAGGTCTGGCCGATCGTTTTCCCAAAAACCGTCTTGTTCTGATGGCAGGGGTTCTGTCCTCCGTTACGTTGTTTTCCATGCCGTTGCTCCGTACTTTCCCTGCGTTGCTTTTAGGCGCTTTGGCTTTCGGGGTCGGGACCGCCACAGGAGCTCCTTCCATAACCTCTCTGGCCGCTATAAGAGGCCGTGATTTCGGGACGGGTAGGGCCATGGGGGTTTTCAATATATCCTTCGGGCTGGGTATGATGACCGGGCCTATTCTGGCCGGATACATAAGGGACGCCGGGATACTTTCGTCTCCGTTCGTTCCTATCGGTCTGGTCCTCTTGACGGCGTCGTCGTTTTTTATCCTAGATGGACCTTTCAGGGCCGTCGGTATCTCTTCCGGAAGAGAGGAATGCGTATCTGGTTGA
- a CDS encoding AEC family transporter has product MLHALLIVLPLGLIMAIGWIVKRIGLVTDTGVAEMNGMLYWVSMPAILFRSTIKVDPAHFSNFPFMCGVYGVFVVLPFISWALARVRGLPREKLAVSVLVSIRGNNVFMGLPAVTIALGEPGLVSYGIYLALSLVVYQMISIAMGQLALSGEFSIRSLVETVRKLAGNPMLGACVLGVAGAFLGMGDLPVWLDQTLGILGNVGSGVALMALGASLQIEHILSSVRRVWNDILIRLFLSPLMTWGALTFMEVDPMLTKTAVLVAAMPAAVNNFVLAQGMGMDGAYAGEVIITTTVFSILSLTLWISLLGV; this is encoded by the coding sequence ATGTTACACGCTCTGCTTATAGTTCTTCCTCTAGGTCTAATAATGGCGATCGGATGGATCGTTAAACGGATCGGCCTCGTGACGGATACAGGGGTGGCTGAGATGAACGGTATGTTGTATTGGGTGTCCATGCCAGCCATCCTGTTTAGGTCGACCATAAAGGTGGATCCTGCCCATTTCTCGAACTTTCCCTTCATGTGCGGCGTCTACGGGGTTTTCGTAGTTTTGCCTTTTATATCTTGGGCTCTGGCCAGGGTCAGAGGACTTCCCAGAGAGAAACTTGCCGTATCGGTTCTCGTCTCGATAAGGGGCAACAACGTTTTCATGGGGCTTCCTGCCGTTACCATAGCTCTTGGCGAACCAGGGCTCGTCAGCTACGGGATTTATCTGGCCCTATCGCTGGTGGTCTACCAGATGATCTCTATCGCTATGGGGCAACTTGCTCTATCCGGCGAGTTTTCCATTCGGTCCCTTGTAGAGACGGTCCGTAAACTGGCCGGAAACCCCATGCTTGGAGCCTGCGTTCTAGGGGTGGCCGGTGCTTTTTTGGGAATGGGAGATCTGCCCGTATGGTTGGACCAGACTCTCGGCATACTGGGTAACGTAGGCAGCGGAGTGGCTCTGATGGCCTTAGGGGCCTCTCTTCAGATCGAACATATTTTATCCTCCGTCAGGAGGGTCTGGAACGATATTCTGATCCGCCTATTTCTGTCTCCCCTCATGACCTGGGGGGCTTTGACTTTTATGGAGGTCGATCCGATGTTGACTAAGACCGCCGTGCTGGTTGCGGCCATGCCCGCTGCTGTAAATAATTTCGTCCTGGCCCAGGGGATGGGGATGGACGGAGCTTACGCCGGTGAGGTTATTATAACCACGACGGTCTTTTCTATATTGTCCTTGACCTTATGGATTTCCCTGTTGGGTGTTTAA